The Burkholderia sp. NRF60-BP8 genomic sequence ACGGCCGGATCGAGCATTCGGTGCTGCTGGAAATCCTGACCGAGCAGCCGTTCGGCACGATGATCCGCTCGCATTGAGCGCGCGCCGCCCGCCTGCCGGCCCCGACCTGCCGGCGCCGCTGCGGCGCCGGCGCATCTCGCGCCACCGGCCGCGCGCTGGCGCGCCGGTCTGGCTGTTCGATCTCGACAACACGCTTCATCACGCGTCGCACGCGATCTTTCCCGAGATCAACCGTGCGATGACGCAATACATCGTCGACGCGCTGCAGGTCGGGCGCGCCGAAGCCGACCGTCTGCGCAACGGCTACACCGAGCGCTACGGCGCCGCGCTGCTCGGCCTCACGCGCCATCACCCGATCGATCCGCACGACTTCCTGCGCGTGGTCCACACGTTTTCCGACCTGCCCGCGATGGTGCGCGCCGAGCGCGGCCTCGCGCGCATCGTCGCCGCGCTGCCGGGTCGCAAGCTGGTGCTGACCAACGCGCCGGAGAACTACGCGCGCGCGGTGCTGCGCGAGCTGCGCATCGAGCGGCTGTTCGAGCGCGTGATCGCGATCGAGCACATGCGCGACCGCCGCACGTGGCGCGCGAAGCCCGACCACGCGATGCTGCGCCGGACGCTGCGCGCCGCGCACGCACGGCTGGCAGACGCGATTCTCGTCGAGGACACGCGCAGCCACCTCAAGCGCTACAAGCGCCTCGGCGTCGGCACGGTATGGATCACGGGCCACCTCCCGAGCCATTTGCCGAACACGGGCCGGCCGCATTACGTCGACCAGCGCATTCGTTCGTTAAAATCGCTGCGACTGGGCACTCGATCGGGGCGACAAAAATGCAGCCGACTCACCCGCAGGACCAAGCCGTAACCGAAGACCACACCGTCGCCGGCCGCGCCCGCCCGAAACCGGGCGAGCGCCGCGTGCACATCCTGCAGACGCTCGCGTCGATGCTCGAGGCGCCGAAGCGCGAGAAGATCACGACGGCCGCGCTCGCGGCGCGGCTCGACCTGTCGGAGGCGGCACTCTATCGCCACTTCTCCAGCAAGGCCCAGATGTTCGAGGGCCTGATCGAATTCATCGAGGAAACCGTCTTCCGGCTGATCAACCAGATCGCCGCGAAAGAGCCCGACGGCGTCATGCAGGCACGCGCGATCGCGTTGATGCTGCTCGGTTTCGCCGCGAAGAACCCCGGGATGACACGCGTACTGACGGGCGAGGCGCTGGTCGGCGAGCACGAACGGCTCGCCGAACGGGTCGACCGGATAGTCGAGCGGATCGAGGCGACCGTGAAGCAGAGCCTGCGCGTCGCGCTGCTCGACGCGCGCGCGCGCCGCGACGGCGGCAGCGATGGCGCCCATGCGGTGCCGCTGCCCGGCGATTACGATCCGGCCGTGCGGGCGAGCCTGCTCGTCAGCTACGTGATCGGCTGCTGGCATCGCTTCGAGCGCAGCGGCTTCGCGCACGCGCCCGGCGAACAGGCCGATGCGCATCTGCGCCTGATTCTGCAGTAACGTTCCCGCGCACGGCCTGCGCCGGCGCCCGCCGGCGCGCAGATTGACGGGCGTGCCGCCTCCGGGCGGGTGTCGGCACGCCCGGCCCGCGCCCTGTATCGCCGATTCACCACGCAAAGCCACGCCGGATTCGCCGCCGGGCCCTTGGCGCAGTCGCAGACGATACGTTCTGCTAATGGAAGGCACCATCGATACCTTTTCCGTACCACGCCCGGGCACGGCAAACATTTCGTAGTCCGGATCACTTGCGCCGATCGCCCCGTCCGGACATCACGCCGCATACGGATTCGACAACGTCAAATCCTTGTAACGGTTGCAATCGTATTCCGTCGGGTTGACGCTATCTGAAGAAAATTAGTACGCGTACTAGTCAATTCCACGTCACCTTCAGCATCGTCCAATTTTTTCAAACTGCTTACTTGGAAACAATGTGGGCTGTTTCCCACCGCTGCTTTCGGCACGCGCTCCAGTGGTCGGCGACAGCGCGAAGGAAACGTCGGTGCGTCGTCTTTCGACGCAAGACCATTTCAAACAGGTACTTACATGTCCAAGAAAGCACTCTCCATTTTGCTGGCAACAGCGGGTCTCGTCACCGCGGCGTCGTCGGCCCACGCAGCAGACGGCACGATCACGTTCATGGGTGAAATCACGTCGCAAACCTGCTCGATCTCGGGCAACGGCGGCGGCAAGGATTTCACCGTGGACCTGCCCACCGTGTCGACGTCCGCGCTGTCCTCGACGGGCACGACGGCCGGCCGCAAGCCCTTCAAGCTCTCTCTGACCAACTGCACGGGCGGCTCGGGCAACGTCTCGGTGTACTTCGAGCCGGGCACGACCGTGAACGCCGGCACCGGCAATTTGCTGAATGCAACGGGCACGGCGAAGAACGTCGAGATCGGCCTGCTGAACAAGAACGGCTCGAGCATCAAGCTCGGCGCCGCACAAGCTCAGCAAAACTCGCAGGTGGTCGCGATCACGGGCGGCTCGGCCGAACTCGAATACGCGGCGCAGTACGTCGCAATGGGCGGCGCGGCCACGGCTGGCACCGTGAACACGTCGGTCATGTATTCGATCGCCTACCAGTAACGCGGACTCGGTCCGGCAGCCCGGATTCGCGGCGGATCGCGGATCCGGGCCGACGAGGTATGCAAGCGCATGCCTTCGATGTTCAAACCAGGGAGAAATCAGCGATGAACAGACGGAAAAACTGGCGCATCGGTGCGACCGGCGCGATGCTGGCCGCGTCGCTGCTCGGCCCGGCGGCGGCGGATGCGAGCGTCGTGATCAGCGGTACGCGCGTCGTGTATCCGGAAAAGGAACGCGAAGTCACGGTCAAGCTGACCAATGACGGCGATCGACCGTCGCTCGTGCAGGGCTGGGTGGACGACGGCAATGCAAATGCGCTGCCGGACGACACGAAAGTCCCGTTCACGGTGACGCCGCCGCTGTTCCGCCTCGATCCGAAGAAAGGGCAGAGCCTGCGGCTGATCTATACGCAAGAGCCGCTGGCGCAAGACAGGGAGACGCTGTACTGGCTGAACGTGCTCGACGTTCCACCCCAGATGGCCGACAACCCCGACGCGCCGAATCTGTTGCAACTCGCGTTCCGTTCGCGCATCAAGCTGTTCTTCCGCCCAGCTTCGCTGCAGGGCGTCGCCGACGAATCGGCCGAAAAGGTGAGCTGGCATTTCGCACCGAAGCCCGGTGGCGGCTACGTGCTGGAAGCGAACAATCCGACGCCGTACCACGTGACGTTCAGCAAGCTGGCCGTCAAGGCCGGCAGCACAAGTTGGACCAACGACCAGGGCGGCATGGTCGATCCGAAATCGACCGCGCAATTCGATGTCGGCAACGTGCCGTCGGCGCCCACCGGGCCGATTCAGGTCGATTACACATTTCTCAACGATTACGGCGCCGGCGTCGAAGGCCGCTACGCACCGAAGCCAACGCGCTGAGGCAGCCGCCTAGCCCGATACATCCCGAAAGGACCGAAGAAGCGGCGATCGCATCGCCGCAGGAAAACCGTCGCTCGCGTTATGACGATGCGGCATCAAAATGTTTAATTCATGCGAGCGAATCATCGAATAGCGCCGTTGCCGGCCATCGGGCGAGTAGCGCTCAAGCCGGGCTACCTGTGCGTGCTTGCGGCACTTGCCAGTTGGGGCGTCGAGGTCCGCGCGGCGGACACGCAAACCGGCCCGGCGGGGGGCTACACGGTCGCCCAGGTTCACTTCAACGACACGTTGATGATGAAGCCGCGCGGGCAGCAGCTCGACCTCGAGCGCTTCTCCAAAGGCAATCCGGTCCCGCCGGGCGACTATCTGGTCGACCTCCATGTGAACGGGGACTGGCGCGGCCGTTCGACCGTGCGGTTCAGCGCGGAAGCGGGTGTGGCGAGCGCCAAGCCGTGCTTCGATCGCGGCCTGGTCGCCCGGCTCGGCCTGGACGACCAGGCACTGACCGCCCCCGGGCGCGCCGAACTGGCGCGCGTGCAGGCAGACGGTACATGCACGGACGTCGCGAAGCTGGTCGACGAAGCCTCGTATGAATTCGACATGTCCGAATTCCGCCTCAACGTGAGCATTCCGCAGGCGGCTGTATTGCGCAATCCGCGCGGATACGTCAGCCCCGAGCTGTGGGACTCGGGCGTGCCGTCCGCGACGCTGCGCTACGACGCGAACGTGTTCCGCAATTCGTCGTCGGGCTACGAAAGCACGCAGGGGTACCTCGGCCTCGTCGGCGGCGTGAACATCGGGAACTGGCATTTCCGGCACAACGGCACCTATACCGCGCAATCGCGTGGCGACAATCGCTACCAGAGCATGAACACGTACGTTCAGCGCGATCTGCCGGCATGGCGCAGCCAGTTGAAGATCGGCGAGGCGTATACCGACGGCTCGCTGCTCGACAGCATCGGCATGCGCGGCATCACGCTTGCCACCGACGATCGGATGCTCCCGGATTCGATGCGCGGCTACGCGCCGCTGATCCGCGGCGTGGCGGCGAGCAATGCGCATGTCCAGGTATCGCAGCACGGCAACGTGCTGTACGAAACGTCGGTCGCGCCAGGGCCGTTCCAGATCGACGACCTGTACCCGACCGGCTACGGCGGCGACCTGCTCGTCACCGTGACCGAAGCCGACGGGCACAAGAACAGCTTCACGGTGCCGTATGCGGCGGTCGCGCAGTCGCTGCGCCCGGGCGTCTCGCGCTACAGCGTCGCGCTCGGACAGGTACGCGAATCCCAGCTGGATCGCCATCCGAATTTCGTGCAGGGCACCTATCAGCGCGGCATCAGTAACCTGATCACCGGCTATGTCGGCGCGATCGTCGCGGAAAACTACCTCGCCGGCCTCGTCGGCGCCGCGTTCAACACTCGGATCGGCGCGATCGCGGTCGACGTCACGCAGGCCAACGCAAATATTCCCGGTGCGCGGTCCACGAGCGGGCAAAGCGTTCGGGTGAGCTACAGCAAGTTCCTTGAAACGACCGGCACCAACATCGCGGTCGCGGCTTACCGCTACTCGTCGAGCGGCTACTGGGGAATGCGCGACGCGCTGTACGCCCGCCAGGAAGCGGCGTCGAACCGCGATCCGAACGACGTGTACCGCCAGCGCAACCAGGTCCAGCTGACGCTGAACCAGGATCTCGGCGAAGCGCGCGGCAGCGTGTACGCGGTGGGATCGTCGGTCAATTACTGGAACCGTCACGGTACGACGACGCAATTCCAGCTCGGCTACAACAACAGCATGCGCGTGTTCGGGGTCAACCTGAGCTACAACGTGTCGGTCTCACGGCAACGCGACGGCTACACGGGCCAGTTGTCGAATCAGGTGTTCGCGAACCTGTCGGTCCCGCTCGGCCGCCGCACGCACGCGCCGACTTTGAGTACGAGCATCGCACGCGACAACCAAAGCGGCACGTCCCAGCAGATGTCGCTGACCGGCACGCTCGGCGAGACCCACGCGTTCTCCTACGGTGTCAACGCGAGCCATGCGTCCGGCTCGACAAGCGGCGGCGGCAACGCACAGTACCGCAGCCCGTATGCCTCCTTCTCTGGCAGCGCCAGCGGCGGCAAGGGTTATTCGAGCGTGTCCGCGGGCATGTCCGGCGCGCTGGTCGCCCACGCGGGCGGCGTCACGCTCGCGAACGATCTCGGCGACACGGTCGCGATCATCGAGGCCAAGGGCGCGAAGGGCGCACGCGTGATGAACGGTACGGACGTGAAGATCGACGGGCGCGGCTATGCGGTATTGCCGTACCTCACCCCGTACCAGATGAACACGATCGAGCTCGACCCGAAGGGCATTCCGCTGGATGTCGATATGCAATCGACGAGCGAGCAGATCGCGCCGCGCGCCAACTCCGTGGTGAAGATCAAGTTTGCGACGGTGAGCGGGCGCGCGGCACTGCTGACCATTCGTCAGCCCAACGGCGCGACCGTGCCGTTCGGGAGCGTCGTGACCGATGCGCAAGGCAAGACGATCGGGATGGTCGGCCAGGGCGGCGCGTTGTTCGTCCGCGGTCTGGAGAACGACAGTGCGTTGACCGCGAAATGGGGTAACCGCGCGACCGACGTCTGCTCGCTCACCTACCGCCTGCCGACGGCATCGAACAAAGCGCTCGGGTACGAGCGGGCCGAGGCGGTTTGCGACTACGGCGTACCGAAGGCCGGCCAATCGGATGGCCCGATTACCGCGGCCGCGCCAGATGGTGATTGAGCGCAAGGTCGGGCCGTCGACGTGCACGTACGGCTTCGTCGAGCGAAGCCGCCGAATGATCTCGACACAAGCATCGCGGAGAGCGTCCTGCCATTCCAGGAGCATGCTGGCCGCTTTCCGACAGGCCGTCGCCTAGCCGCCGGCCTCAATCGTCTTTCGATTCGCAGTCCAGAGCAGTTGAAGATCGAAAGACAATCGTTGGAGGAAGTCCCGTATCCCCGCATCGTCGGCTACGACATGCAGGTGCCGCGAAGACGGAATCCGTTTGTTTATTGCCTCACGTCCTACAGGAATTGATATGAAACTCGCATTCTCCAGCATCGCAGCACTGACCGTGGCCGCCGCCGCCGCACTGCCGACGATGGCACACGCAGCCGACGGCACGATCACTGTCACCGGCGCGGTCGGCACGCAGACGTGCACGATCGAGGGCAACGGCGCCGGCGGCGGCAAGGACTTCACGGTCCAGATGCCGAAGGTCTCGACGAGTGCACTCGGCGTCGGCGGCTCGACCGCAGGCCGCACGGCATTCAACATCGGCCTGAAGAACTGCGCGCCGGCCTCGGGCAAGGTCTACACCCACTTCGAGGCAGGCACGACCGTCAACTCGACGACCGGCCAGCTGTTCAACGCGTCGGGTACGGCGAAGAACATCGAGATCACCCTGCTCAACGGTTCCGATTACAGCCAGATCAATCTCGGCAAGGCGCAGGAAAACTCGATCCCCGTTGATCTGGCGAATGGGTCGGCCACGCTGCCTTACTACGCGCAATACGTCGCCGTGGGTGGCGGTGCATCGGCGGGTACGGTGAATACGTCGGTGATGTACTCGATCATGTATCAGTAATCGACACGCCGGCGCGCGCCATGCGCGCCGGATCGTCTCCTGGCGCGCGGGCACACTGCGGCCCGCGCGTCGCGCTTGTTTTTCGCGAATCGCGAATCCACGGGATCCGTCACGCGTCAGTTGGATTCCATCGGCGCCGCCACAGGCGACACGGGCTTCAACATCGGCCTGAAATGTCAGTCCGGCGCGAGCCTGTATGTGACGCTCACCGACCTGACCGCCCCCGCCAACACGAGTGATCAGTTGACGCTGGCCCCCGCCTCCACCGCAAAAGGCGTAAAACTGCGCATTCTCCGAAACGGCTCGCCGGTAGGCTACGGTCCCGATTCGCGCGTGGCCGGCAATCCGAACCAGTGGTACGTCGGCAGGGCGTCGACGACGACCAATATTCCACTGCGTGCGCAATACATCGCGACTGGCCCGGTTTCCGCCGGAACGGTCAAGGTTGTGTCGCGACGTTCACGACGAGCTACCAGTAGTCGCATGGGCCCATTGGCTACCTCCCACCGGAGCTCATGCTTGTGCACGAATCCCGCCCCGTCGCCGCACTTCCGGCGAAGACGATGAGGTCGTGCGATCGAACAGACTGCAAAATTCGAACTCGTCCAATTTCGCGCATCACCTGATCGGTTTAATTTTCACCCATTCAAGTGCAATCGAGGTGAACGGGTGAACGACGGATTTCCATTTTTTCTAGCGCGCGCCCGCCGGCGTATCGCGCACTCCGCGCTGCTCGCCGGCGCGATGATGCCCTTGCCGTCATCGGCCCAGGTCAGCGGCGGCGGCCCGCAGAGGGCGGACGGCACCGTGCTGGAACTTGTGCCGGGCGACTACTCGACGACCGGGCATGGCCAGCCCGTACTGACGGCCATCAACGGCGGCCTGCTGGTCACCACCGGCAAAACTCGCCTGTTCTCGACCGGCCACGCCGCACCGGGTGCCTCGGCATGGGGGGCCGGCTCGCGCATCGAACTGCGGGACACGGAAATCCGGACGCGAAGTTCCAGCGCCGGTATCGAGGCCCGCGTCGGCGCCAGCGTGTCCGCGGAACGCATCTCCATCGATACCGATCAAGCCTACGGGCACGGCGTCTCCCTCGCCGACCGCAACAGCCGGTTCGACATCGACGACAGCGTGATCGTGACGCGCGGCAAGGAAGCATACGGCATCATCGCGACCGGCGTGCCGGGCGGCACGATCGACGTCGCACGCACGCTGATCCGCACCGGCGGCGACTTCGCCTACGGCCTCGGCATCAGCTATGACGGCGCACGCGCCACCCTCAGCCGCACCGACATCCGTACCGCCGGAAACTATGCGTCGGCCCTGTTCCTGCCGGGAGCTTCCTCGGTCACATTCGGCGACTCGCACCTGGAAACCGACGGCTATGCCGCGCTCGGCGTGGATACGCGCGAGGGTCATGTCGAACTCGCGCGCACGAACGTCGTCACCCACGGCACCAGTTCGCACGGACTCTACGCATCGAAGGAGTATGCGGACACACCGGTCGTGGACGCGATCGATACGCGCGTGACGACAACCGGCGAACGCTCGGCGGGCGTACTCGCGCTCAACGGCGGCCGGATCGCAATGACGCGCGGCGGCATCGCGACGAGCGGCGAGCGCGCCTTCGGCGTGTACGCGGGCGGTACGGGCGCCCTCGTCTCCCTCGCCGACACGAGCGTCGAGACCCACGGCAAGCGTGCCGCCGCGCTGCGTGCCATCGTCAATGGCACGATCGACCTGCAGCGCGCCGACGTGCTCGCGACCGGCGCCGGCGCGTCGGCCGCAAGCGTCCACGGCGGCACGCTGACGGCCGACGGCAGCACGCTCGTCAGCACGCAGCACAGCGCGATCGACGCGTCCGAGGCCGTCATTTCGCTGCGCAACGGCACGCGCATCGCAGGCGGCAACGGCACGCTGCTGGCGGTAGACGCGGAATCCGGCGCACCCGTACGCCTGACGCTCGATACGGGCTCGCAGGCGGAGGGCGACATCGTGAACCTTCCGACCGAGGACGGCAGCGCGACGCACGCGGTCACCGACGTCGCGCTGTCTCGCGCCGCCGTATGGGCCGGCGCAACCGACGCCGTGCGCGCGCTGTCGCTCGACGCCGACAGTCTATGGTTCGTCACCGCGAATTCCACGGTCGCGTCCGTCGCGCTGAACGACTCGACGATCGCGTTCACGCCTCCGGATGTCCCAGGCGCTCCACGCAGGCTCGTCGTCAACGGCGACTACGCGGCACATAACGGCAAGCTGCTGATCCATACGACGTTGAGCGACGATGCGTCGCCGACCGACAAGCTCGTGATCGACGGCGGCCATGCGTCGGGCAACACGAACATCGTCGTCAAGCACGCCGGCGGCGACGGCGCGCAGACCACGATCGGCATTCCGGTCGTCGAAACGCGCAATGGCGGCACGACGGATACGTCGGCATTCGCGCTCGACGCGGCGTCGGACGGCTACCGTCAAGGTTTCGGCACGCTGTCGGCCGGCGGCTACGACTACATGCTCGCGCGCGGCGGGCACGGCGGCCAAGCGGAAGACTGGTATCTCGTTTCGGCCGCGAAGCCCGAACCGCCCCGGCCGCCGGCGCCACCGCTGCCGCCAGGGGGCAACGACGGCAACTCGCCGGAGACGACGCCGCCCCCATCGCCCCCGTCGCCTCCGTCGCGCGCCGTCGCGCCGGAACCCGACGCGTATCTGGCGAACGCCGACGCGGCTGCGATGATGGCGATCCACAGCCTGCATCAACGCGAGGACCGCACGCTGCGCACCGCCGGCTCGACGTCGGGCCCGCTCGACGGCGCAGTGTGGCTGCGCGCCGAAGGCCAGTTCACGTCGATGTCCGGCGGCGCGCGCAGCGTGTCCGGCAACGGCCGCCTGATCCACGCGGGCGCCGACCTGTTCCGCTTCGACGATGGCCGCGGCGGCAGCCTGCGCGTCGGCGCGATGGGCATGTACGGCAGCCAGACGAGCTGGTCGACCCGCCCGCTGTGGAACGCGGCGACGCACCGCATGGCCGACGCCACCGCGCGCGGCAGCGTCGCGGGCTACAACGTCGGGCTGTACGGCACGTGGTACGGCAATCGCGACATCCTGTCCGGCCCGTACGTCGATACGTGGGTCATGTACGGCGCGTACGCGAACAGCGTCGGCGGCAGCCTCGCCGGCGATTCGTACCGCTCTCGCACCGTGACGGGATCGGTGGAGACCGGCTATTCGATCCCGTTCTACGAACGCGGCGATACGCGGTTCTTCGTCGAGCCCGAGGCGCAACTCGTCGTGTCCGACTATCACGCGGCCGCGCACGACACACCGGGCGGCCATCTCGACGGGCAGGGCTCGACCGACGTGCTGACCCGGCTCGGCGTGCGCGTGCACGGCGTGACCGCGATGCCGTCCGGGCGCGAGTTGCGGCCGTTCGTCGAGGCGAACTGGTGGCATGGCCCCGGCTCGCGATCACTGACGCTCGATCGCAACGCGTTCTCGTTCAGTGTGCCGCGCGATCGTGCGGCGTTCCGCATCGGTGCGACAGGCCAGTTGTCGAAGCGCTTCGCGATCTCGGCCGGGTTCGGCGTGGAAGCGAACCTGTCCGACTATGCGGTGGTCAAGGGCGAGTTGGCGGCGAAGTACCGCTGGTGACGCGGCACGGTCCCGGCTTCCCGCTTCATGCCGACGACGGCCAGGCGCCGCCTCTCGCCGGCCCGGCGTCGACACGGGGCCGACGAGCGCCCCTCGCGCGCCCGAATCGGCGTTCCGCGCAATTTCCGCTATACTTTGCCGACTTGCCGCCCGGTGGCGGCAGGTCGGAAGCGCGCCGATTTGCTGACTCGATTGCGGGCGCGCGAACCGGCCGGGGCCCAGGTTTCGTCTTCGTCCCGGCGGTTCACTACAAATGCGGCTAAAGAGGTCGTCAGCCGCGCATCTCCGACTCCGCGCCTCGCCGACACCGTTTAGCCGCCCAGTCATAAGGCGGAACGAATGGAATCGATCGGCATCGTCGCTCCACAGACCATGCATTTCGCCGAACCGCTGCGCTTGCAAAGCGGCAGCGCGCTCGGCAACTATCAGCTCGTCGTCGAAACGTACGGCGAGCTCAATGCCGCGCGCTCGAACGCGGTGCTCGTCTGCCACGCGCTGAACGCGTCGCATCACGTCGCCGGCGTCTACGCGGACGATCCGCGCAGCACCGGCTGGTGGGACAACATGGTCGGGCCGGGCAAACCGCTCGACACCAACCGCTTCTTCGTGATCGGCGTGAACAACCTCGGCTCGTGTTTCGGCTCGACCGGCCCGATGAGCATCGATCCGTCGACCGGCAAGCCGTACGGCGCGCGCTTCCCGGTCGTCACCGTCGAGGACTGGGTGCACGCGCAGGCGCGCGTCGCCGATGCGTTCGGCATCGAGCGCTTCGCCGCGGTGATGGGCGGCAGCCTCGGCGGGATGCAGGCGCTCGCATGGAGCCTGATGTATCCGGAGCGCGTCGCGCACTGCATCGACATCGCGTCGACGCCGAAGCTGTCCGCGCAGAACATCGCGTTCAACGAAGTCGCGCGCTCGGCGATCCTGTCCGATCCCGATTTCCATGGCGGCGACTACTACGCACACGACGTGAAGCCGAAGCGCGGCCTGCGCGTCGCGCGGATGATCGGGCACATCACCTACCTGTCGGACGACGACATGGCCGAGAAATTCGGCCGTGCGCTGCGCCGTGCGGACGGCGCGCTCGATGCGTACAACTTCAGCTTCGACGTCGAATTCGAGGTCGAGTCGTACCTGCGCTACCAGGGCGACAAGTTCGCCGACTACTTCGACGCGAACACCTACCTGCTGATCACGCGCGCGCTCGATTACTTCGACCCGGCGAAGGCGTTCGACGGCAACCTGACGGCCGCGCTCGCGCACACGCAGGCGAAATACCTGATCGCGAGCTTCTCGACCGACTGGCGTTTCGCGCCGGCGCGCTCGCGCGAGATCGTGAAGGCGCTGCTCGACAACAAGCGCACGGTCAGCTACGCGGAAATCGATGCGCCGCACGGCCACGACGCGTTCCTGCTCGACGACGCGCGCTATCACAACCTGATCCGTGCGTATTACGAACGAATCGCCCTCGAGGTGGGAGCATGAACCAG encodes the following:
- a CDS encoding fimbria/pilus outer membrane usher protein, yielding MRANHRIAPLPAIGRVALKPGYLCVLAALASWGVEVRAADTQTGPAGGYTVAQVHFNDTLMMKPRGQQLDLERFSKGNPVPPGDYLVDLHVNGDWRGRSTVRFSAEAGVASAKPCFDRGLVARLGLDDQALTAPGRAELARVQADGTCTDVAKLVDEASYEFDMSEFRLNVSIPQAAVLRNPRGYVSPELWDSGVPSATLRYDANVFRNSSSGYESTQGYLGLVGGVNIGNWHFRHNGTYTAQSRGDNRYQSMNTYVQRDLPAWRSQLKIGEAYTDGSLLDSIGMRGITLATDDRMLPDSMRGYAPLIRGVAASNAHVQVSQHGNVLYETSVAPGPFQIDDLYPTGYGGDLLVTVTEADGHKNSFTVPYAAVAQSLRPGVSRYSVALGQVRESQLDRHPNFVQGTYQRGISNLITGYVGAIVAENYLAGLVGAAFNTRIGAIAVDVTQANANIPGARSTSGQSVRVSYSKFLETTGTNIAVAAYRYSSSGYWGMRDALYARQEAASNRDPNDVYRQRNQVQLTLNQDLGEARGSVYAVGSSVNYWNRHGTTTQFQLGYNNSMRVFGVNLSYNVSVSRQRDGYTGQLSNQVFANLSVPLGRRTHAPTLSTSIARDNQSGTSQQMSLTGTLGETHAFSYGVNASHASGSTSGGGNAQYRSPYASFSGSASGGKGYSSVSAGMSGALVAHAGGVTLANDLGDTVAIIEAKGAKGARVMNGTDVKIDGRGYAVLPYLTPYQMNTIELDPKGIPLDVDMQSTSEQIAPRANSVVKIKFATVSGRAALLTIRQPNGATVPFGSVVTDAQGKTIGMVGQGGALFVRGLENDSALTAKWGNRATDVCSLTYRLPTASNKALGYERAEAVCDYGVPKAGQSDGPITAAAPDGD
- a CDS encoding autotransporter family protein → MLELVPGDYSTTGHGQPVLTAINGGLLVTTGKTRLFSTGHAAPGASAWGAGSRIELRDTEIRTRSSSAGIEARVGASVSAERISIDTDQAYGHGVSLADRNSRFDIDDSVIVTRGKEAYGIIATGVPGGTIDVARTLIRTGGDFAYGLGISYDGARATLSRTDIRTAGNYASALFLPGASSVTFGDSHLETDGYAALGVDTREGHVELARTNVVTHGTSSHGLYASKEYADTPVVDAIDTRVTTTGERSAGVLALNGGRIAMTRGGIATSGERAFGVYAGGTGALVSLADTSVETHGKRAAALRAIVNGTIDLQRADVLATGAGASAASVHGGTLTADGSTLVSTQHSAIDASEAVISLRNGTRIAGGNGTLLAVDAESGAPVRLTLDTGSQAEGDIVNLPTEDGSATHAVTDVALSRAAVWAGATDAVRALSLDADSLWFVTANSTVASVALNDSTIAFTPPDVPGAPRRLVVNGDYAAHNGKLLIHTTLSDDASPTDKLVIDGGHASGNTNIVVKHAGGDGAQTTIGIPVVETRNGGTTDTSAFALDAASDGYRQGFGTLSAGGYDYMLARGGHGGQAEDWYLVSAAKPEPPRPPAPPLPPGGNDGNSPETTPPPSPPSPPSRAVAPEPDAYLANADAAAMMAIHSLHQREDRTLRTAGSTSGPLDGAVWLRAEGQFTSMSGGARSVSGNGRLIHAGADLFRFDDGRGGSLRVGAMGMYGSQTSWSTRPLWNAATHRMADATARGSVAGYNVGLYGTWYGNRDILSGPYVDTWVMYGAYANSVGGSLAGDSYRSRTVTGSVETGYSIPFYERGDTRFFVEPEAQLVVSDYHAAAHDTPGGHLDGQGSTDVLTRLGVRVHGVTAMPSGRELRPFVEANWWHGPGSRSLTLDRNAFSFSVPRDRAAFRIGATGQLSKRFAISAGFGVEANLSDYAVVKGELAAKYRW
- a CDS encoding fimbrial protein; translated protein: MDSIGAATGDTGFNIGLKCQSGASLYVTLTDLTAPANTSDQLTLAPASTAKGVKLRILRNGSPVGYGPDSRVAGNPNQWYVGRASTTTNIPLRAQYIATGPVSAGTVKVVSRRSRRATSSRMGPLATSHRSSCLCTNPAPSPHFRRRR
- the slmA gene encoding nucleoid occlusion factor SlmA; this translates as MQPTHPQDQAVTEDHTVAGRARPKPGERRVHILQTLASMLEAPKREKITTAALAARLDLSEAALYRHFSSKAQMFEGLIEFIEETVFRLINQIAAKEPDGVMQARAIALMLLGFAAKNPGMTRVLTGEALVGEHERLAERVDRIVERIEATVKQSLRVALLDARARRDGGSDGAHAVPLPGDYDPAVRASLLVSYVIGCWHRFERSGFAHAPGEQADAHLRLILQ
- a CDS encoding HAD-IA family hydrolase — encoded protein: MSARRPPAGPDLPAPLRRRRISRHRPRAGAPVWLFDLDNTLHHASHAIFPEINRAMTQYIVDALQVGRAEADRLRNGYTERYGAALLGLTRHHPIDPHDFLRVVHTFSDLPAMVRAERGLARIVAALPGRKLVLTNAPENYARAVLRELRIERLFERVIAIEHMRDRRTWRAKPDHAMLRRTLRAAHARLADAILVEDTRSHLKRYKRLGVGTVWITGHLPSHLPNTGRPHYVDQRIRSLKSLRLGTRSGRQKCSRLTRRTKP
- a CDS encoding fimbrial protein, translated to MSKKALSILLATAGLVTAASSAHAADGTITFMGEITSQTCSISGNGGGKDFTVDLPTVSTSALSSTGTTAGRKPFKLSLTNCTGGSGNVSVYFEPGTTVNAGTGNLLNATGTAKNVEIGLLNKNGSSIKLGAAQAQQNSQVVAITGGSAELEYAAQYVAMGGAATAGTVNTSVMYSIAYQ
- a CDS encoding fimbrial biogenesis chaperone codes for the protein MNRRKNWRIGATGAMLAASLLGPAAADASVVISGTRVVYPEKEREVTVKLTNDGDRPSLVQGWVDDGNANALPDDTKVPFTVTPPLFRLDPKKGQSLRLIYTQEPLAQDRETLYWLNVLDVPPQMADNPDAPNLLQLAFRSRIKLFFRPASLQGVADESAEKVSWHFAPKPGGGYVLEANNPTPYHVTFSKLAVKAGSTSWTNDQGGMVDPKSTAQFDVGNVPSAPTGPIQVDYTFLNDYGAGVEGRYAPKPTR
- a CDS encoding fimbrial protein, encoding MKLAFSSIAALTVAAAAALPTMAHAADGTITVTGAVGTQTCTIEGNGAGGGKDFTVQMPKVSTSALGVGGSTAGRTAFNIGLKNCAPASGKVYTHFEAGTTVNSTTGQLFNASGTAKNIEITLLNGSDYSQINLGKAQENSIPVDLANGSATLPYYAQYVAVGGGASAGTVNTSVMYSIMYQ